AATATCGTGCTCGCAGCGCAAGAGGCGGCAATGGTAATAGTCAAACCCGGCGTCACCTGGCGAGAGCTAACCGCGGCAGCCTCGCGCGCTATTATCGAAGGGCTGATCAAGCTCGACATTCTCAAAGGCACAGTTGAAGAGAATTTGCAATCCAGGAGCTATCGCGATTTCTTTCTGCACGGTTTAGGCCACTACCTCGGCCTCGACGTGCATGATGTGGGCACCTATGGCCCGTTCCCGGTAGGCGCTGTTTTCACCATCGAACCAGGCATCTATATTTCTAAAGCAACAGCCAAGAAGTACAATCTGCCCGCGGCTTACAACAACATTGGCGTGCGCATCGAAGAT
This sequence is a window from Cytophagia bacterium CHB2. Protein-coding genes within it:
- a CDS encoding M24 family metallopeptidase; the encoded protein is NIVLAAQEAAMVIVKPGVTWRELTAAASRAIIEGLIKLDILKGTVEENLQSRSYRDFFLHGLGHYLGLDVHDVGTYGPFPVGAVFTIEPGIYISKATAKKYNLPAAYNNIGVRIEDDILVTEAGYENLSASAPRAVAEIEALMAEKGMFEKMAE